A window from Zingiber officinale cultivar Zhangliang chromosome 7A, Zo_v1.1, whole genome shotgun sequence encodes these proteins:
- the LOC122002765 gene encoding NAC domain-containing protein 53-like isoform X3 has product MLLGIFQQRHNFTAKILNGTSFALELGNILMDQEQTVLLILGKAPNGDRTNWVMYEYRLQDKSLADSGFSQDAYVLCKIFQKSGPGPKVGEQYGAPFNEADWEDDMAVDLSSFPLVSSPSLKTFDNQNATMDSFCQESRASTVGEVSFNANHYESDGISLEHLADILASPYFHLENGLSEVSDMLDPTILPGVSEETSGNICQSDAAFNNDEMCNLILSDLSADSFLELNDLCCLGESYASNVVRPDHSSFQYPIDFYPGSQITTASGVGDCLHAGRETALEQTEQDLEIEAFVGSFLNPTAPGF; this is encoded by the exons ATGCTCCTTGGGATCTTCCAG CAAAGGCACAATTTCACAGCAAAGATCTTGAATGGTACTTCTTTTGCCCTCGAGCTAGGAAACATCTTAATGGATCAAGAGCAAACCGTATTACTGATATTGG GCAAGGCGCCAAATGGTGATAGGACCAACTGGGTGATGTATGAGTACAGGTTGCAAGACAAGAGTTTGGCTGATAGTGGATTCTCACAG GATGCGTATGTACTCTGTAAAATCTTCCAAAAAAGTGGTCCAGGCCCTAAAGTCGGAGAACAGTATGGTGCACCATTTAATGAAGCGGATTGGGAAGATGACATGGCTGTGGATTTGTCCTCTTTCCCTCTTGTATCTAGTCCGAGTCTGAAAACATTTGACAATCAAAATGCAACAATGGattctttttgccaagaatctaGAGCTTCTACTGTTGGTGAAGTATCTTTCAATGCCAATCATTATGAGTCTGATGGAATTTCATTGGAGCATCTTGCAGATATCCTTGCTTCCCCGTATTTTCATTTAGAAAATGGTCTTTCTGAG GTGTCCGATATGCTTGATCCAACCATTCTGCCTGGTGTCAGTGAAGAAACTTCAGGCAACATTTGTCAGTCTGATGCTGCCTTCAACAATGATGAAATGTGTAATCTTATACTATCAGACCTCTCTGCTGATTCGTTTCTTGAACTAAATGATCTATGCTGTCTCGGGGAGAGTTATGCCTCCAATGTTGTCAGACCAGACCATTCATCTTTCCAGTATCCAATTGATTTCTACCCTGGTTCTCAAATTACTACTGCTTCTGGAGTTGGTGATTGTCTTCATGCAGGACGTGAGACAGCTCTTGAACAAACTGAACAAGATTTAGAG ATTGAAGCTTTTGTAGGATCTTTTCTGAACCCAACTGCTCCTGGTTTTTGA
- the LOC122002765 gene encoding NAC domain-containing protein 53-like isoform X1, with translation MMSMSSLPLGFRFHPTDVELVCYYLKRKIMGKSFLFEAISEIELYKYAPWDLPAKAQFHSKDLEWYFFCPRARKHLNGSRANRITDIGYWKITGKDRPINHKSCDIGMKKTLIFHVGKAPNGDRTNWVMYEYRLQDKSLADSGFSQDAYVLCKIFQKSGPGPKVGEQYGAPFNEADWEDDMAVDLSSFPLVSSPSLKTFDNQNATMDSFCQESRASTVGEVSFNANHYESDGISLEHLADILASPYFHLENGLSEVSDMLDPTILPGVSEETSGNICQSDAAFNNDEMCNLILSDLSADSFLELNDLCCLGESYASNVVRPDHSSFQYPIDFYPGSQITTASGVGDCLHAGRETALEQTEQDLEIEAFVGSFLNPTAPGF, from the exons ATGATGTCCATGTCATCCCTCCCGCTGGGCTTTCGCTTTCATCCAACTGATGTTGAGCTTGTATGTTACTACCTGAAGAGGAAAATAATGGGGAAATCCTTTCTCTTTGAGGCTATTTCTGAGATTGAACTGTATAAATATGCTCCTTGGGATCTTCCAG CAAAGGCACAATTTCACAGCAAAGATCTTGAATGGTACTTCTTTTGCCCTCGAGCTAGGAAACATCTTAATGGATCAAGAGCAAACCGTATTACTGATATTGGGTACTGGAAAATCACTGGAAAAGATAGACCCATTAATCACAAGTCTTGTGACATAGGCATGAAGAAAACTCTAATCTTCCATGTAGGCAAGGCGCCAAATGGTGATAGGACCAACTGGGTGATGTATGAGTACAGGTTGCAAGACAAGAGTTTGGCTGATAGTGGATTCTCACAG GATGCGTATGTACTCTGTAAAATCTTCCAAAAAAGTGGTCCAGGCCCTAAAGTCGGAGAACAGTATGGTGCACCATTTAATGAAGCGGATTGGGAAGATGACATGGCTGTGGATTTGTCCTCTTTCCCTCTTGTATCTAGTCCGAGTCTGAAAACATTTGACAATCAAAATGCAACAATGGattctttttgccaagaatctaGAGCTTCTACTGTTGGTGAAGTATCTTTCAATGCCAATCATTATGAGTCTGATGGAATTTCATTGGAGCATCTTGCAGATATCCTTGCTTCCCCGTATTTTCATTTAGAAAATGGTCTTTCTGAG GTGTCCGATATGCTTGATCCAACCATTCTGCCTGGTGTCAGTGAAGAAACTTCAGGCAACATTTGTCAGTCTGATGCTGCCTTCAACAATGATGAAATGTGTAATCTTATACTATCAGACCTCTCTGCTGATTCGTTTCTTGAACTAAATGATCTATGCTGTCTCGGGGAGAGTTATGCCTCCAATGTTGTCAGACCAGACCATTCATCTTTCCAGTATCCAATTGATTTCTACCCTGGTTCTCAAATTACTACTGCTTCTGGAGTTGGTGATTGTCTTCATGCAGGACGTGAGACAGCTCTTGAACAAACTGAACAAGATTTAGAG ATTGAAGCTTTTGTAGGATCTTTTCTGAACCCAACTGCTCCTGGTTTTTGA
- the LOC122002765 gene encoding NAC domain-containing protein 53-like isoform X2 — translation MMSMSSLPLGFRFHPTDVELVCYYLKRKIMGKSFLFEAISEIELYKYAPWDLPAKAQFHSKDLEWYFFCPRARKHLNGSRANRITDIGYWKITGKDRPINHKSCDIGMKKTLIFHVGKAPNGDRTNWVMYEYRLQDKSLADSGFSQDAYVLCKIFQKSGPGPKVGEQYGAPFNEADWEDDMAVDLSSFPLVSSPSLKTFDNQNATMDSFCQESRASTVGEVSFNANHYESDGISLEHLADILASPYFHLENGLSEVSDMLDPTILPGVSEETSGNICQSDAAFNNDEMCNLILSDLSADSFLELNDLCCLGESYASNVVRPDHSSFQYPIDFYPGSQITTASGVGDCLHAGRETALEQTEQDLELL, via the exons ATGATGTCCATGTCATCCCTCCCGCTGGGCTTTCGCTTTCATCCAACTGATGTTGAGCTTGTATGTTACTACCTGAAGAGGAAAATAATGGGGAAATCCTTTCTCTTTGAGGCTATTTCTGAGATTGAACTGTATAAATATGCTCCTTGGGATCTTCCAG CAAAGGCACAATTTCACAGCAAAGATCTTGAATGGTACTTCTTTTGCCCTCGAGCTAGGAAACATCTTAATGGATCAAGAGCAAACCGTATTACTGATATTGGGTACTGGAAAATCACTGGAAAAGATAGACCCATTAATCACAAGTCTTGTGACATAGGCATGAAGAAAACTCTAATCTTCCATGTAGGCAAGGCGCCAAATGGTGATAGGACCAACTGGGTGATGTATGAGTACAGGTTGCAAGACAAGAGTTTGGCTGATAGTGGATTCTCACAG GATGCGTATGTACTCTGTAAAATCTTCCAAAAAAGTGGTCCAGGCCCTAAAGTCGGAGAACAGTATGGTGCACCATTTAATGAAGCGGATTGGGAAGATGACATGGCTGTGGATTTGTCCTCTTTCCCTCTTGTATCTAGTCCGAGTCTGAAAACATTTGACAATCAAAATGCAACAATGGattctttttgccaagaatctaGAGCTTCTACTGTTGGTGAAGTATCTTTCAATGCCAATCATTATGAGTCTGATGGAATTTCATTGGAGCATCTTGCAGATATCCTTGCTTCCCCGTATTTTCATTTAGAAAATGGTCTTTCTGAG GTGTCCGATATGCTTGATCCAACCATTCTGCCTGGTGTCAGTGAAGAAACTTCAGGCAACATTTGTCAGTCTGATGCTGCCTTCAACAATGATGAAATGTGTAATCTTATACTATCAGACCTCTCTGCTGATTCGTTTCTTGAACTAAATGATCTATGCTGTCTCGGGGAGAGTTATGCCTCCAATGTTGTCAGACCAGACCATTCATCTTTCCAGTATCCAATTGATTTCTACCCTGGTTCTCAAATTACTACTGCTTCTGGAGTTGGTGATTGTCTTCATGCAGGACGTGAGACAGCTCTTGAACAAACTGAACAAGATTTAGAG CTTTTGTAG